One genomic region from Diabrotica undecimpunctata isolate CICGRU chromosome 9, icDiaUnde3, whole genome shotgun sequence encodes:
- the DNAlig3 gene encoding DNA ligase 3 has product MSDEDDQVEEKPFAIERAKQGRALCKKCKKHCLQGEWRIAKLVPNPFGDGKMKSWHHIDCLFEQFLKQRKTTKRIEGPEEIDGWDDLDKDLQDNILKQIEECDKFHGKAPTTPSKKKKTQASPTKPSAVDSNKEKDKHIKNEVISDKKELFKDFRKLVLDIAMHDSHLDKTSCIKKVFSEMFPDSSFKDQIILWSRLLLPGVVQRVYNLKSKQLIKLFSRIFVTDQSDMLEHLELGDIGETIHKFFEESSKVKPNKKSKLTVKEVDVFLNRLSTLTKEDDQIEHFKSLIPKCKSNDLKMIIRLIKGDLRMGAGAKTVLDAVHVDAYQSYQTSRDLALVINEFMSNSKKHKADVVLMTPVLPMLAEACKSVEQAINKCPNGMYSEIKYDGERVQVHKQGSTFKYFSRSLKPVLAHKIAHFKEYIPKAFPNANDLILDSEILMMDTVSGNPLPFGTLGVHKQTEFKDATVCLFVFDCIYFNGRSLIKQPLSERKKILQDNMIEIPNRIMFSEMQEINKKSELAKMIAKVLKQGLEGLVLKDLQSIYEPGKRHWLKVKKDYLFGGAMADSADLIVLGAWYGTGKKGGMMSVFLMGCYNPDADIFCTVTKVHTGHDDKTLEKLQNELDMIKISQDQSRVPKWLKCTKTMIPDFVARDPRKQPVWEITGAEFSKNVVHTANGISIRFPRVTKIRDDKDHKTATNLHELVKLYNASAENIDISLLTKDMDSSQNDKPAESPKKRKNTDSSEKTPNKKQKTIEKKEKTGKQEKIPKQESNSAKKTNKNKTTIFKGVKAVLEDEMKKDDHADIVKHFIDHGGDILLDEEQKVATHVLHYYNLIREPLVVCPYTARHVTFEWIEDSIEAGSLCDYRMYTVRWNPDG; this is encoded by the exons ATGTCTGACGAAGATGACCAAGTAGAAGAAAAACCCTTTGCAATAGAAAGGGCTAAACAGGGCCGTGCTTTgtgtaaaaaatgcaaaaaacatTGTTTACAAGGGGAATGGCGCATCGCAAAGTTAGTACCGAACCCTTTTGGAGATGGAAAAATGAAATCCTGGCATCATATCGACTGTCtgtttgaacaatttttaaagcAGCGTAAAACAACTAAACGTATCGAAGGCCCAGAAGAAATTGATGGATGGGATGATTTAGATAAAGATTTGCAAGATAATATCCTGAAGCAGATtgaagaatgtgataaatttcaTGGTAAAGCACCAACAACTCctagtaaaaagaaaaaaactcaaGCTTCTCCTACTAAACCGTCTGCTGTggattcaaataaagaaaaagataaacataTCAAGAATGAGGTAATAAGTGATAAAAAAGAGTTATTTAAGGATTTTAGGAAGTTGGTACTTGATATTGCAATGCATGATAGTCATCTAGATAAAACAAGTtgcataaaaaaagtattttctgAGATGTTTCCTGATTCTTCTTTTAAAGATCAAATAATACTTTGGAGCAGATTACTATTACCTGGAGTAGTACAAAgagtatataatttaaaaagtaaGCAGCTCATTAAGTTATTTAGTAGGATTTTCGTAACAGATCAAAGTGATATGTTAGAACATCTGGAATTAGGTGATATTGGTGAAACTATCCATAAATTTTTTGAAGAAAGTAGCAAGGTCAAACCAAACAAAAAAAGTAAGCTAACAGTTAAAGAAGTAGATGTGTTTTTAAATAGGTTATCTACTCTTACCAAAGAAGATGATCAAATAGAGCATTTTAAATCTTTGATTCCAAAATGCAAATCAAATGATCTTAAAATGATCATAAGGCTAATTAAAGGTGACTTAAGAATGGGCGCTGGTGCTAAAACTGTTTTAGATGCTGTTCATGTTGATGCTTATCAATCTTACCAAACTTCAAGAGATTTGGCTCTTGTTATAAATGAATTCATGTCTAACAGTAAAAAACACAAAGCAGATGTTGTACTGATGACACCTGTTTTACCAATGCTTGCAGAAGCTTGTAAATCCGTAGAACAAGCTATAAATAAGTGTCCCAATGGGATGTACTCAGAGATTAAGTATGATGGGGAAAGAGTTCAGGTCCACAAACAAGGATCAACATTTAAATACTTTTCTAGATCTCTCAAACCTGTTTTAGCACACAAAATTGCGCATTTCAAAGAGTATATTCCTAAAGCATTTCCAAATGCCAATGATTTAATTTTAGATAGTGAGATACTTATGATGGATACTGTGAGTGGAAATCCTCTACCTTTTGGAACCTTAGGAGTTCACAAACAGACTGAGTTCAAAGATGCCACTGTGTGCCTTTTTGTTTTTGACTGCATTTATTTTAACGGAAGAAGTTTAATCAAACAACCACTCAGTGAGAGGAAGAAAATTTTACAGGATAATATGATTGAAATACCAAATCGAATAATGTTTTCTGAAATGCAGGAGATCAACAAAAAAAGTGAGTTAGCAAAGATGATTGCTAAAGTTTTAAAACAAGGACTGGAGGGATTAGTTTTGAAAGATTTACAGAGCATATATGAACCAGGAAAGAGGCACTGGCTAAAAGTTAAAAAGGATTATTTGTTTGGGGGTGCTATGGCTGATAGTGCAGATTTAATAGTATTAGGAGCTTGGTATGGGACAGGAAAGAAAGGAGGTATGATGTCTGTATTTCTTATGGGCTGTTATAATCCTGATGCTGATATCTTTTGTACTGTAACAAAAGTTCACACAGGTCATGATGATAAAACCTTAGAAAAGTTACAAAACGAGTTAGATATGATTAAGATAAGTCAGGACCAATCTAGAGTTCCTAAATGGTTAAAATGTACAAAAACTATGATTCCAGATTTCGTAGCTAGAGATCCCAGAAAGCAACCGGTTTGGGAAATTACTGGTGCTGAATTTTCGAAAAACGTTGTTCATACAGCAAATGGCATTTCAATCCGTTTTCCTAGAGTAACAAAAATACGAGATGACAAGGATCATAAGACTGCAACCAATTTACATGAACTGGTTAAGCTGTATAATGCTTCTGcagaaaatatagatataagcTTATTGACCAAAGATATGGATAGTTCTCAAAATGACAAACCTGCTGAATCAccaaaaaagagaaaaaacaCAGATAGTAGTGAAAAAACTCCTAATAAGAAACAGAAGACTATTGAAAAGAAAGAGAAGACTGGCAAACAAGAAAAAATTCCAAAGCAAGAGAGTAATTCTGCaaagaaaactaataaaaataaaacaactatATTCAAGGGAGTAAAAGCTGTTTTAGAAGACGAAATGAAGAAAGATGATCATGCTGACATTGTTAA aCATTTCATTGATCACGGAGGGGACATTCTATTagatgaagaacaaaaagtagcaACACATGTTTTGCATTATTACAATCTAATCAGAGAACCGTTGGTGGTATGTCCGTACACTGCCAGACATGTAACCTTTGAATGGATCGAAGATTCAATAGAGGCGGGATCTTTGTGTGACTATCGCATGTACACAGTGAGGTGGAACCCAGATGGATGA